One region of Vigna angularis cultivar LongXiaoDou No.4 chromosome 10, ASM1680809v1, whole genome shotgun sequence genomic DNA includes:
- the LOC108320034 gene encoding uncharacterized protein LOC108320034, with protein MAPRLPPPPQPNEPDASNNARLLETVIDRLQQQNTTLMEENATLMQQNQNALQSLEAARANSEATQRQLMDILAATRNTPGASSSNATQHAEWSLESFLQHHPAKFNGKCLPDEADQWLRDMEKIYNAKRCPDDNRLAFTEYLLTCEASHWWASVKTILTDAHAPITWEVFRNKFYEEYFPDSVRYAKEVEFLQLVQGGKSVSEYTNTFKQLLRFNTMATSEEWQCRKFENGLRSDLKVLISSLCIRSFPAMVERAKVLEKNMAEVERQKKQQQVVRGPIVSRGNANVRSTPYTRPSQSSNTSGSRALVAAGQSGQQGNVTCFQCGGPHYRSSCPQLTGGKFCTRCRRNGHLESESNMGGRAVMRPPNAGRNQPRGGGRAQAVGRVYALTGAEAASSDYGDKRLVFPEEDEVDLSVMLGQLKEDIMEGASCFLILTHEDQEFGGLMQERSSTSNNDGRSIVDEFPDVFPEDIPGLPPVREVEFTIDLVTTAAPISVQPYRMAPAELVELKNQIEELMDRKFIRPSVSPWGAPVLLVKKKDGSSRLCIDYRQLNKLTIKNKYPLPRIDDLLDQLHGASVFSKIDLRSGYHQIRVKEEDIQKTAFRSRYGHYEYVVMPFGVTNAPAIFMDYMNRIFRPYLDKFVVVFIDDILIYSKRCEEHEEHLRLVLGVLREKELYAKLSKCEFWMKEIQFLGHVVSPGGISVDPAKVRAVLDWESPRSVTEVRSFVGLAGYYRRFIEGFSKIVAPLTQLTRKDQPFAWTDKCEASFQELKGKLTSAPVLIIPDTAKPFEVYCDASHQGLGCVLMQERRAVAYASRQLKIHERNYPMHDLELAAVVFALKIWRHYLYGSTFQKELNMRQRRWLEFLKDYDFELLYHPGKADVVADALSRKVVHVSSMMVRELSLVESFRDLRLQFELEPNSIKCFNLRISSDVFERIRKKQREDEELVKILDALGTDQAKEFNTGTDDFLRYKGRTCIPNDGDLKRIILEEGFQIGEGSCAAARTRSSLRFRLCGGDDAFVSGFSECRGALHDEDGGGVVTGDAASMAESRLGSENGEDEDGCAKLSSMEERRDEEWCCGAPWRCEEDDGGCE; from the exons ATGGCGCCTCGACTCCCTCCTCCACCCCAGCCTAATGAACCTGAtgcgtccaacaacgctaggttgttggaaacGGTGATTGATAGACTACAGCAACAGAATACCACTCTGATGGAAGAGAACGCTACTCTGATGCAGCAAAATCAGAATGCTTTGCAGAGTTTGGAGGCCGCTCGCGCCAACTCTGAAGCAACACAGAGGCAGCTAATGGATATCCTTGCCGCTACCAGAAACACACCGGGAGCGTCCTCTTCTAACGCTACCCAACATGCtgaatggagtttggagagcTTTCTTCAGCATCATCCCGCCAAGTTTAATGGAAAGTGCCTTCCTGATGAGGCAGATCAGTGGCTGCGGGACATGGAAAAGATTTATAATGCAAAGAGGTGCCCTGACGACAACAGATTGGCGTTTACTGAATACCTGCTGACTTGTGAGGCCagccactggtgggcgagcgTGAAGACTATACTGACAGACGCTCACGCTCCTATCACTTGGGAGGTTTTCAGgaataaattttatgaagagTATTTCCCAGACAGCGTTCGCTACGCCAAGGAAGTGGAGTTCCTTCAATTGGTGCAAGGGGGAAAATCTGTATCGGAGTACACCAATACTTTCAAGCAGTTGTTGAGGTTCAACACTATGGCCACTAGTGAAGAGTGGCAGTGTAGGAAGTTCGAGAATGGACTAAGGAGCGACCTGAAGGTGTTGATATCAAGTTTATGCATTCGGTCATTTCCTGCCATGGTGGAGAGAGCCAAAGTACTGGAGAAGAATATGGCAGAGGTGGAACGACAAAAGAAGCAGCAACAGGTGGTTAGAGGACCGATCGTATCTAGGGGTAATGCTAATGTGAGAAGTACTCCTTACACTCGTCCAAGTCAATCATCAAATACCAGTGGATCTCGAGCGCTGGTCGCTGCTGGACAGTCTGGGCAGCAAGGAAACGTTACTTGTTtccagtgtggaggaccacactatCGCTCGTCCTGCCCTCAGCTGACGGGAGGTAAATTCTGCACTCGTTGTAGAAGAAATGGGCACTTGGAGAGTGAGTCCAACATGGGTGGACGCGCTGTGATGAGGCCACCGAACGCTGGGAGAAATCAACCAAGAGGAGGTGGACGAGCCCAAGCTGTTGGGCGTGTTTATGCTTTGACTGGTGCGGAGGCAGCAAGCTCAG ACTATGGAGATAAGAGATTGGTTTttcctgaagaagatgaagtagATCTGTCTGTGATGCTCGGTCAGTTAAAGGAAGACATAATGGAAGGTGCCAGCTGTTTCTTAATTTTGACGCATGAAGATCAGGAGTTCGGAGGTTTGATGCAAGAACGATCGTCCACTAGTAATAATGATGGACGATCGATTGTGGATGAGTTTCCGGACGTCTTTCCGGAGGACATACCGGGACTGCCTCCTGTTCGCGAGGTTGAGTTCACTATCGATTTGGTGACCACGGCAGCACCCATCTCCGTTCAACCATATCGTATGGCGCCTGCAGAGTTGGTTGAACTTAAGAATCAAATTGAAGAATTGATGGATAGGAAATTTATCAGGCCGAGCGTATCACCATGGGGAGCGCCTGTTCTCTtagtaaagaagaaagatggcagCTCCAGACTTTGCATTGACTACAGGCAGttaaacaagctgaccatcaagaacaagtaccccCTACCACGGATTGATGATTTACTGGATCAGTTGCATGGGGCGAGCGTGTTCTCTAAGATCGACTTGAGATCAGGCTATCATCAGATTCGGGTTAAAGAAGAAGATATTCAGAAGACGGCCTTTAGATCACGTtacggacactacgagtatgtagtgatgccgTTTGGTGTGACGAACGCCCCAGCCATAttcatggattatatgaacCGCATTTTCAGGCCGTATTTGGACAAGTTCGTGGTAGTGTTCATTGACGACATCCTCATCTACTCCAAGAGATGTGAAGAACATGAAGAGCATTTAAGACTAGTACTTGGAgttttgagagagaaagagttgTACGCTAAGTTGTCCAAGTgcgaattttggatgaaggagaTACAATTCTTGGGACACGTAGTATCCCCTGGTGGAATTTCGGTAGATCCAGCTAAAGTACGAGCGGTACTGGATTGGGAAAGCCCGCGTTCGGTCACGGAAGTTAGGAGTTTTGTGGGgctcgcgggctactataggcgcTTTATTGAAGGATTTTCCAAGATAGTAGCACCTTTGACGCAACTTACGCGCAAAGATCAGCCGTTCGCTTGGACTGATAAGTGTGAAGCGAGCTTCCAAGAGTTGAAAGGAaaattgacgagcgctccagtgttGATCATTCCTGACACAGCCAAACCTTTCGAAGTGTATTGTGATGCGTCTCACCAAGGTCTAGGTTGTGTTCTGATGCAAGAGAGACGAGCAGTGGCGTACGCTTCTCGTCAATTGAAGATTCACGAGAGGAATTACCCAATGCACGAcctggagttggcagcggtcgtctttgctctgaagatttggagacactaTTTGTATGGATCAActttccaa aaggagttaaACATGAGACAaaggaggtggcttgagttcttgAAGGACTACGACTTCGAATTACTTTATCATCCCGGCAAAGCGGACGTTGTAGCAGATGCGTTGAGCAGGAAGGTGGTGCATGTCTCGTCTATGATGGTACGCGAATTGAGCTTAGTAGAGAGctttagagatctaaggttacaaTTCGAGTTGGAGCCGAACAGTATCAAGTGTTTTAACCTTAGAATATCCAGCGACGTGTTCGAGCGGATCAGAAAGAAGCAACGAGAGGATGAAGAGTTAGTGAAGATATTGGACGCACTTGGTACGGATCAGGCCAAGGAGTTTAACACTGGAACGGACGACTTCTTACGTTATAAGGGCCGGACGTGCATCCCAAATGATGGAGACCTGAAGAGAATTATTCTGGAGGAAG